From Prosthecobacter sp., the proteins below share one genomic window:
- a CDS encoding pre-peptidase C-terminal domain-containing protein: MRHTFIAVILTIASLVFTASGFSQTTLNNGQMVIGLSGSTSSQRTYRITVPTGQTKLEVKTYGGSGDADLYVKRGALPTTSSYDLSGQSGSNTETVTMYNPSPGDWFILVRAYAAYSNLTLVAAYTGPVAAAAVATPVINPGSQSTMSAVTVSMSSATSGATIRYTTNGSDPTSGSTAYVGAFPLSTSATVKARAFKSGMTDSGVATTSYTISIPSGPANNNFGSRMTITSAGGVVSGSNANATKESGEPSHASNAGGRSVWWTWTPSASGRATISTAGSSFDTLLAVYTGSAVSALTPVPLGSNDDFGSSNTSQINIAVTAGVAYQIAVDGFSGSSGSISLTVTTETPVVLLLHGMNSDPFTWNSFISDPAYFNYAPYIVPSVPTIYAGVIQGQGFPPQPATPDNKGVRYYRVKFGQYDRNPGRTGLENVVSTSSQGESGDFSSFTNHADEVRDAIANIRTSFANAKILLVGHSRGGIAGRSFLQGAASSAERNAVAGLLTVGTPHLGSPLGRIYQFLKDNPRTTSNDWRLVDELRGAAGYGAYKNSLDVRRPTIGDLASGPGLPNPPSPIDLLAQGTGNLPVGIKYGTVQFDGQAFGVVHNEPTGVQSGFVSVFFGGGAGPYTFSALTDAARNYIVSGTSIAANRGDGIVPFASQTFSGSGISVTPFANTQGILHTKEPEQKIDIRTAMKGLVNWWN, encoded by the coding sequence ATGAGACACACGTTTATTGCCGTCATTCTGACTATCGCTTCACTTGTCTTCACAGCGTCCGGGTTCTCGCAGACAACCCTCAACAATGGTCAAATGGTCATCGGCCTGAGTGGCAGCACAAGCAGCCAGCGCACTTACCGCATCACGGTGCCCACGGGCCAGACCAAGCTGGAGGTCAAAACTTATGGCGGCAGCGGTGACGCGGATCTCTATGTCAAGCGTGGAGCGCTGCCAACGACCTCCAGCTACGATCTCTCCGGCCAAAGCGGCAGCAACACGGAAACCGTGACGATGTACAACCCCTCCCCAGGCGACTGGTTCATTTTGGTCCGTGCCTACGCGGCCTACTCCAATCTGACGCTGGTGGCCGCCTACACCGGCCCCGTTGCGGCGGCAGCAGTGGCCACGCCGGTGATCAATCCCGGCAGTCAAAGCACGATGAGCGCGGTGACCGTGTCGATGAGCAGCGCCACCAGCGGCGCGACCATCCGCTACACCACCAACGGCAGCGACCCGACCTCCGGTTCAACGGCTTACGTCGGCGCATTTCCCTTGAGCACTTCAGCCACGGTCAAGGCGCGGGCGTTCAAGAGCGGGATGACCGACAGCGGGGTTGCCACCACCTCGTACACCATCAGCATTCCATCCGGTCCCGCCAACAACAACTTTGGCAGCCGCATGACGATCACCAGTGCCGGAGGCGTAGTGAGCGGGAGCAACGCCAACGCCACCAAGGAGAGCGGGGAACCGAGCCACGCAAGCAATGCGGGTGGCAGGTCGGTGTGGTGGACCTGGACGCCATCAGCCAGTGGTAGGGCAACCATTAGCACGGCAGGCAGTTCCTTCGACACGCTGCTAGCGGTTTACACGGGCAGTGCAGTCTCCGCGCTGACGCCGGTGCCGTTGGGCAGCAATGACGATTTTGGCAGCTCGAATACCAGTCAGATCAATATTGCCGTGACGGCAGGCGTGGCTTACCAGATTGCAGTGGATGGATTCAGTGGCAGCAGCGGCAGCATTTCGCTGACGGTCACGACAGAAACCCCTGTGGTGCTGCTGCTTCATGGAATGAACAGCGACCCATTCACTTGGAATAGCTTCATCAGTGACCCGGCTTACTTCAATTATGCTCCTTATATCGTCCCCAGTGTGCCCACGATCTATGCGGGTGTGATACAAGGTCAAGGTTTCCCTCCCCAACCGGCGACTCCAGACAACAAAGGAGTTCGTTATTACCGGGTCAAGTTCGGCCAGTATGATCGCAATCCCGGCCGGACGGGTTTGGAAAATGTTGTCTCAACCTCCTCCCAAGGAGAAAGTGGAGATTTCAGTTCTTTCACTAACCACGCCGACGAAGTCAGAGATGCGATTGCTAATATTCGAACCAGCTTTGCCAATGCCAAAATTCTCCTGGTGGGTCATAGCCGCGGAGGCATCGCGGGAAGATCATTCCTCCAAGGTGCCGCTTCCTCTGCTGAACGTAATGCGGTAGCGGGTCTCCTGACTGTAGGCACCCCGCACTTGGGCAGCCCCCTCGGGCGCATCTACCAATTCCTCAAAGACAACCCGCGTACAACTTCGAATGACTGGAGACTCGTGGATGAACTCCGTGGCGCTGCTGGTTATGGTGCCTATAAGAATAGTTTGGATGTGCGCAGACCAACAATTGGCGACCTCGCGTCAGGTCCAGGACTTCCTAATCCGCCGTCTCCAATCGATCTTCTCGCCCAAGGCACCGGCAACCTGCCAGTGGGAATCAAATACGGGACTGTCCAATTCGATGGGCAGGCCTTTGGAGTGGTTCATAATGAACCCACCGGCGTTCAGTCGGGATTTGTTTCTGTGTTCTTCGGAGGCGGCGCTGGGCCCTATACCTTTAGCGCATTGACAGACGCAGCACGAAATTACATCGTCAGCGGCACGTCAATCGCTGCCAACCGTGGAGATGGTATCGTTCCCTTCGCTAGCCAGACGTTTTCAGGCAGTGGCATTTCTGTCACCCCTTTCGCCAACACCCAAGGGATCTTGCACACCAAAGAGCCGGAGCAGAAGATCGACATCCGCACTGCCATGAAAGGCTTGGTCAACTGGTGGAATTAA
- a CDS encoding nucleoside monophosphate kinase, whose translation MSDDKKTARFRTFLILGAPGSGKGTQGKVLGSIPRFHHLACGDVFRSLDTRTTLGQKFVEYSSRGELVPDDVTVQLWRANIIQRVDSHQFKPEIDFLVLDGIPRNVEQAKYMEEDIEVLKVFHLSCPDRTELARRLRKRALKDNRFDDANESVIQNRFATYEAETKPILDHYAGERIVDIDASQSPAKVLYDILGSVMTLEVWREQEKLRI comes from the coding sequence ATGTCCGACGACAAAAAAACCGCACGTTTCCGCACCTTCCTCATCCTCGGCGCTCCTGGCAGCGGCAAGGGCACGCAGGGCAAGGTGCTTGGTTCCATCCCCCGTTTTCACCACCTCGCTTGTGGAGACGTTTTTCGCTCCCTCGACACCCGCACGACGCTCGGCCAGAAGTTTGTCGAATACTCCAGCCGTGGCGAGCTCGTGCCTGACGATGTGACCGTGCAGCTCTGGCGCGCGAACATCATTCAGCGAGTGGATTCCCATCAGTTCAAGCCCGAGATCGACTTCCTCGTGCTCGACGGCATCCCGCGCAATGTCGAGCAGGCCAAATACATGGAAGAGGACATCGAGGTGCTCAAAGTTTTCCACCTCTCTTGTCCCGACCGTACCGAACTGGCCCGCCGCCTGCGCAAACGCGCGCTCAAGGACAACCGCTTCGATGATGCGAACGAAAGCGTGATTCAAAACCGCTTTGCCACCTACGAAGCCGAAACCAAGCCGATCCTCGATCACTACGCAGGCGAACGCATCGTCGATATCGACGCCAGCCAGTCACCCGCCAAGGTGCTCTACGACATCCTCGGCAGCGTCATGACCCTGGAAGTCTGGCGCGAGCAGGAAAAGCTGCGGATCTAG
- a CDS encoding glycosyltransferase family 9 protein: MKPQPRVLVIRGGAIGDFILTLPAIRLLRETIAGCHLEVIGYPAIAELARTAGLADSVRSLEHRTMAPLFAKTAPIDEALAEHLRSFNLVVSFLYDPDGLFRASMERVGVKTLIECSPRVQSEGEHASKQLAKGLEKLAMFLEDDHLHRAHFERRLDDKTRIAIHPGSGSEKKNWPLEHWLRLADEFSDHEVIFITGEAEEARGVKIPQHTNWHSLPLSELSARLSTCTAFLGHDSGISHLAAACGVPSLLMFGPTDPAVWAPPQPWVQILREESHDLSSLPFERVKLAAAQVVSKS; encoded by the coding sequence ATGAAGCCACAGCCCCGCGTCCTCGTCATTCGTGGCGGCGCGATTGGCGACTTCATCCTCACGCTGCCCGCGATCCGGCTGCTGCGCGAAACCATTGCTGGATGTCACCTTGAAGTCATCGGCTACCCCGCCATCGCCGAACTCGCCCGCACCGCCGGTCTCGCGGATTCCGTGCGTAGTCTCGAACACCGCACGATGGCCCCGCTGTTCGCCAAAACCGCGCCCATCGACGAAGCGCTTGCGGAGCACCTGCGCAGCTTCAATCTCGTCGTCAGCTTCCTTTACGACCCCGACGGCCTCTTCCGCGCCAGCATGGAACGCGTCGGCGTCAAAACGCTCATCGAATGTTCACCACGCGTGCAAAGCGAAGGTGAACACGCATCGAAGCAGCTCGCGAAGGGCCTGGAAAAGCTCGCGATGTTCCTGGAGGACGATCACCTGCACCGAGCGCATTTCGAGCGCCGCCTTGATGACAAAACGCGCATCGCCATCCATCCCGGCAGCGGTTCGGAGAAGAAAAACTGGCCGCTGGAGCACTGGCTGCGGCTTGCGGACGAATTTTCCGATCACGAGGTCATTTTCATCACCGGTGAAGCCGAAGAAGCCCGTGGTGTGAAGATCCCGCAGCACACGAACTGGCATTCCCTGCCGCTCTCCGAACTCTCCGCCCGCCTCAGCACCTGCACGGCCTTTCTCGGTCACGACAGCGGCATCTCGCATCTCGCCGCCGCGTGCGGCGTGCCTTCGTTACTGATGTTCGGCCCCACCGATCCGGCCGTCTGGGCACCACCCCAGCCATGGGTGCAAATTTTGCGCGAGGAGAGCCATGATTTGTCCTCGCTGCCCTTTGAGCGCGTGAAATTGGCCGCTGCGCAAGTTGTGTCAAAATCGTAG
- a CDS encoding VCBS repeat-containing protein, translating into MTKLLISTLLLALPLCAADLKFKKLTLSNEFWCEGAHFADFDQDGNNDICAGPFVWWGPEFKERSAYSAPKAERNKPLTDEQYVPNHAKFIESAPEYKGKAVDPLGYSDYFLSYTHDFNADGKMDILVFSWPGDITAWYENPGKRTTEAWKRHIIFDVTDNESPQLGDMDGDGKPELICHTGGRLGYASLDWANPTQRGTYHAIAKPDIKRYFRYTHGYGFGDINGDKRPDILDKDGWREQPGTASEEWAFHEVPFAPAGARGGSQMQVYDVNGDGRNDVLTSWDAHGYGFAWYEQKADGSFATHQILGEKPEDSPHGVKFTQTHATTLADVDGDGVLDLITGKRYWAHGPNKDAEPAAPAVLYWFQIKRDGKGSADLIPHQIDNDSGVGTQVSAGDVNKDGKTDVIVGNKKGVFVFLQE; encoded by the coding sequence ATGACCAAACTGCTTATCTCCACCCTGTTGCTCGCGCTACCGCTGTGCGCCGCCGACCTGAAGTTCAAAAAGCTCACGCTCTCCAACGAGTTCTGGTGCGAAGGCGCGCACTTCGCGGATTTTGACCAAGACGGGAACAACGACATCTGCGCGGGGCCGTTTGTGTGGTGGGGGCCGGAATTCAAGGAGCGTTCCGCTTACAGCGCGCCGAAGGCTGAGCGCAACAAGCCGCTGACGGACGAGCAGTACGTTCCGAATCACGCGAAGTTCATCGAGTCCGCGCCTGAGTACAAAGGCAAGGCCGTCGATCCGCTCGGCTATTCCGATTACTTCCTCAGCTACACGCACGACTTCAACGCGGACGGCAAGATGGACATCCTCGTGTTCTCCTGGCCGGGCGACATCACGGCCTGGTATGAGAATCCCGGCAAGCGCACCACCGAAGCGTGGAAGCGTCACATCATTTTCGACGTGACGGACAATGAATCCCCGCAACTCGGCGACATGGACGGCGATGGCAAACCCGAGCTGATCTGCCACACGGGTGGCCGCCTTGGCTATGCATCCCTAGACTGGGCGAATCCCACGCAACGGGGAACCTATCACGCCATCGCCAAGCCGGACATCAAGCGCTACTTCCGCTACACGCATGGCTACGGCTTCGGCGACATCAATGGCGACAAGCGTCCTGACATCCTCGACAAGGACGGCTGGCGCGAGCAGCCGGGCACGGCTTCGGAAGAGTGGGCATTCCATGAAGTGCCTTTTGCCCCTGCCGGTGCCCGCGGTGGTTCGCAGATGCAGGTCTATGATGTGAATGGCGATGGCCGCAACGACGTGCTCACGAGCTGGGACGCGCATGGCTACGGCTTCGCTTGGTATGAGCAGAAGGCTGATGGAAGCTTCGCCACGCATCAGATTCTCGGTGAGAAGCCGGAGGACAGCCCGCACGGCGTGAAGTTCACCCAAACCCACGCCACCACGCTGGCGGATGTCGATGGCGACGGCGTGCTCGATCTCATCACCGGCAAGCGCTACTGGGCGCACGGCCCAAACAAGGACGCCGAACCCGCTGCGCCCGCCGTTTTGTATTGGTTCCAGATCAAACGCGATGGCAAAGGCAGCGCTGATTTGATTCCGCATCAAATCGACAACGACAGCGGTGTCGGCACCCAGGTTTCCGCCGGTGACGTGAACAAGGACGGCAAGACCGATGTGATCGTCGGCAACAAGAAGGGCGTGTTTGTCTTCTTGCAGGAATAA
- a CDS encoding transcription termination/antitermination NusG family protein yields the protein MKEKKENTLAWYVVHTRPKCEHIAASMMAGLEGVETYCPRIRFQKSTRRGKVWFVEALFPSYFFARFIPSESMRAVKYSQSVIRVVDFGGSLTSVPDRAIAELKKEMHDVEICEVLVDVKVGDTVELTEGPMRGLKGIVNAMLSGADRVRVLLEFLGRENAVEVPLSKILTEHKPRAVVAPR from the coding sequence ATGAAAGAAAAGAAAGAAAACACCCTGGCATGGTATGTCGTCCACACGCGCCCGAAGTGTGAACACATCGCCGCCTCGATGATGGCGGGGCTGGAAGGCGTGGAGACCTACTGCCCGCGCATCCGTTTTCAAAAGAGCACACGGCGGGGCAAGGTCTGGTTCGTCGAGGCGCTGTTTCCGAGCTATTTTTTCGCCCGGTTCATTCCCAGCGAGTCGATGCGGGCGGTGAAATACTCCCAGAGCGTGATCCGGGTGGTCGATTTCGGCGGAAGCCTCACTTCGGTGCCTGACAGGGCCATTGCGGAGCTGAAGAAGGAAATGCACGACGTGGAAATTTGCGAGGTGCTGGTGGACGTGAAGGTCGGAGATACTGTGGAACTGACCGAGGGGCCGATGCGCGGCCTGAAGGGCATCGTGAACGCGATGCTCAGCGGCGCGGACCGGGTGCGCGTCCTTTTGGAGTTCCTAGGCCGGGAAAATGCGGTGGAGGTGCCGCTGTCAAAAATCCTCACGGAGCACAAACCACGTGCAGTGGTGGCGCCACGGTGA
- the fmt gene encoding methionyl-tRNA formyltransferase — MRVLFIGTGDIGLPSLEWLLNTTKHEVVGVVTQPDKPVGRKQVLTPPQIKVCALAAGIHVIQPPKIRHAVEELKAFNADVAVVVAYGQILSRAVLDVPRFGCLNIHASLLPRHRGAAPIQAAIRDGDTETGVTIMFMDEGLDTGDILLMKRLPIAADDTGGSLHDKLALQAPAALEEALDLLASGNPPREKQNDAEATHVRKLTRQDGRIDWNRPAIELDRLIRAFTPWPGTSCVLKDAQMKIHRAQVIPDAEVCPSPGTIVSADANGIVVSCGSGLLNLLEVQIEGSRRLSAADFLRGHPLQAGDVLL; from the coding sequence ATGCGCGTCCTCTTCATCGGCACCGGCGACATCGGCCTTCCCTCGTTGGAATGGCTGCTCAACACGACCAAACACGAAGTCGTCGGCGTCGTCACGCAGCCGGACAAGCCCGTGGGCCGCAAACAGGTGCTCACCCCGCCACAGATCAAAGTGTGTGCGCTCGCCGCAGGCATTCACGTCATCCAACCGCCTAAAATTCGTCATGCCGTCGAGGAGTTGAAGGCTTTCAACGCCGATGTCGCCGTCGTCGTGGCATACGGCCAGATTTTGTCCCGCGCTGTGCTCGACGTGCCGAGATTCGGCTGCCTGAACATCCATGCCTCGCTGTTGCCCCGTCACCGCGGTGCCGCTCCCATTCAGGCCGCGATTCGCGATGGCGACACAGAAACCGGCGTCACCATCATGTTCATGGATGAAGGCCTCGATACCGGCGACATCCTGCTGATGAAGCGCCTGCCCATCGCCGCTGACGACACTGGCGGCAGCCTGCATGACAAGCTTGCGCTTCAAGCCCCCGCCGCGCTCGAAGAAGCGCTCGATCTCCTCGCCTCGGGCAACCCACCGCGTGAGAAGCAAAACGACGCCGAGGCCACGCATGTTCGCAAACTCACCCGCCAGGACGGCCGCATCGACTGGAATCGTCCCGCCATCGAACTCGACCGTCTCATTCGCGCGTTCACGCCGTGGCCAGGCACTTCCTGCGTGCTCAAGGATGCACAGATGAAGATCCATCGTGCTCAAGTCATCCCCGATGCCGAAGTCTGCCCATCACCCGGCACGATTGTCAGTGCTGATGCCAACGGCATCGTCGTGAGCTGCGGCAGCGGCCTGCTGAACCTGCTCGAAGTCCAAATCGAAGGCAGCAGACGTTTGTCTGCCGCCGACTTCTTGCGCGGGCACCCGCTGCAAGCGGGCGATGTGTTGTTGTAG
- a CDS encoding FAD-linked oxidase C-terminal domain-containing protein yields MASLADQLVSLLGPDRVSVTQADLATHSTDKWFASNAPDVVVHAQSTEDVSKTLRFANEHKIPVTPQGARVGYVGGAVPLKGGIALSVTRMNKIKEIALEDGVAVVEPGVITGDLQAAVRKLGWFYPPDPASLKECSLGGNIATNAGGPRCLKYGVTRHYVLGLEAVLADGSIVKAGGRCHKNKTGFDLVGLMVGSEGMLGVVTEATLRLIPHPPMRAMLSAGFNSFAEAANAVQRILGSGFLPSALEIADKFTLRAAREYLGASVTPDGDAHLLVEIDGQADSVKGELQQLAKLVRELGCICLQEAMGEEACEAFWKLRREFSYSLRNTGLIKLNEDIVVPRGKLVELVDFAEQLQAEFGFPVASFGHAGDGNIHVNIMVPTMDDAAIRERAEAALDRLFHQIIAWNGAITGEHGIGIAKKRWWREAVSPAAHETHLRLKAALDPNGILNPGKFLD; encoded by the coding sequence GCCTCCAACGCGCCCGACGTCGTCGTACATGCCCAAAGCACTGAAGATGTCTCCAAAACGCTGCGCTTCGCGAATGAGCACAAGATTCCTGTGACGCCGCAAGGTGCTCGCGTCGGCTATGTCGGCGGTGCGGTGCCGTTGAAGGGAGGCATCGCGCTTTCGGTGACCCGCATGAACAAGATCAAGGAGATCGCGCTGGAGGACGGCGTGGCTGTCGTCGAGCCGGGTGTGATCACGGGAGATTTGCAGGCTGCGGTACGCAAACTCGGTTGGTTTTATCCACCCGACCCGGCTTCGCTCAAAGAATGCAGCCTGGGCGGTAACATCGCCACCAACGCCGGTGGGCCCCGCTGCCTGAAATATGGCGTCACCCGGCACTATGTGCTCGGTTTGGAGGCGGTGCTCGCAGACGGTTCGATTGTGAAAGCGGGCGGGCGTTGTCACAAAAACAAGACCGGTTTCGATCTCGTCGGCCTCATGGTCGGCAGCGAGGGCATGCTCGGTGTCGTCACCGAGGCCACGCTGCGGCTGATTCCACATCCGCCGATGCGCGCAATGCTTTCCGCTGGTTTCAATTCGTTCGCCGAGGCCGCGAATGCCGTGCAGCGCATCCTCGGCAGCGGTTTCCTGCCCAGCGCCCTCGAAATCGCCGACAAGTTCACGCTGCGTGCCGCCCGCGAGTATCTCGGTGCTTCCGTCACGCCTGATGGCGATGCGCATCTACTCGTCGAGATCGACGGCCAGGCCGATTCGGTCAAAGGCGAGCTGCAACAGCTCGCGAAGCTCGTGCGCGAGCTCGGCTGCATCTGTTTGCAGGAAGCGATGGGCGAGGAAGCCTGCGAGGCGTTCTGGAAATTGCGCCGCGAGTTCAGTTATAGCCTGCGGAACACCGGTTTGATCAAACTGAACGAGGATATCGTTGTGCCACGCGGCAAACTCGTTGAACTCGTCGATTTCGCCGAGCAGTTGCAGGCCGAGTTCGGTTTCCCCGTCGCCAGCTTTGGACACGCGGGCGATGGAAACATTCACGTGAACATCATGGTGCCCACCATGGACGATGCCGCGATCCGCGAACGCGCCGAGGCCGCGCTCGACCGCCTGTTCCATCAAATCATCGCCTGGAACGGCGCGATCACTGGTGAACACGGCATCGGCATCGCCAAAAAACGCTGGTGGCGTGAGGCCGTCTCTCCTGCCGCGCATGAAACGCACCTGCGGCTGAAAGCGGCCCTCGATCCGAACGGGATTCTGAACCCTGGGAAGTTTCTCGATTGA
- a CDS encoding ABC-F family ATP-binding cassette domain-containing protein, with amino-acid sequence MLTIRDVTKTFNARTLFSAASMTINYGERVALVGPNGAGKSTLFSLILKTDTPDAGEIIRDEWTTVGYLPQESEPVGEETVLEVATGKAGEIEALEKILREFEAAGDVAGPEYFEAHAKHDALENPQAEAKAKRILKGLGYKEDDFNRKAREFSGGWVMRAHMARLLVMEPDLLLLDEPTNHLDLIALMWFRNYLKNYPGAILMISHDRDFMDELVQQVYEIDEGRFIAYQGNYSEHLEQREANWERANQSYKNQQKEIEQIQEFIDRFRSVASKASQAQSREKQLAKMDKLDKPRPLRKPFRFNFPQPQRSGQRLIALTDIHQAYGTKQVYRGLDLEIERGERTVLVGPNGSGKSTLIKILAGEVPFQKGERKLGTNVKLGYFSQHRADTLDPDCSVLEELKRVAPEIREDEARSILGSFLFKREDVHKKCRVLSGGEKSRVNLVKFLVDPPNLLLMDEPTTHLDIWAIEGLILALQKFEGTLVFISHDVHFIRSLATKVLHITEGKVTTYSGDYDYYLQKTGAEENARAAVIAG; translated from the coding sequence ATGCTAACGATCCGCGACGTCACCAAGACCTTCAATGCACGCACGCTTTTCAGCGCCGCGTCGATGACCATCAACTATGGCGAGCGCGTGGCGCTGGTGGGGCCGAACGGCGCGGGCAAATCGACCTTGTTCTCGCTGATCCTCAAAACGGACACGCCGGACGCCGGGGAAATCATCCGCGATGAGTGGACGACCGTCGGCTATCTGCCGCAGGAGAGCGAACCCGTCGGCGAGGAGACCGTGCTGGAGGTGGCGACGGGGAAGGCGGGCGAGATTGAGGCGCTGGAGAAGATTCTGCGTGAGTTTGAAGCCGCTGGCGATGTGGCCGGCCCGGAATACTTCGAGGCGCATGCCAAGCATGATGCTCTGGAGAACCCGCAGGCCGAGGCGAAGGCGAAACGCATCCTCAAGGGCCTGGGCTACAAGGAAGATGACTTCAACCGCAAGGCGCGCGAGTTCAGCGGCGGCTGGGTGATGCGTGCGCACATGGCGCGACTGCTGGTGATGGAGCCGGACCTGCTGCTGCTCGATGAACCGACGAACCACCTCGACCTGATCGCGCTCATGTGGTTCCGCAATTATTTGAAGAACTACCCCGGTGCGATCCTCATGATTTCGCATGACCGTGATTTCATGGATGAGCTGGTGCAGCAGGTCTATGAGATCGACGAAGGCCGCTTCATCGCCTACCAAGGCAACTACAGCGAGCATCTGGAACAGCGTGAGGCGAACTGGGAGCGCGCGAATCAGTCGTACAAGAACCAGCAGAAGGAGATCGAGCAGATCCAGGAGTTCATCGACCGCTTCCGCTCCGTGGCATCCAAGGCGTCGCAGGCGCAGAGCCGTGAGAAGCAGCTCGCGAAGATGGACAAGCTCGACAAGCCGCGGCCCCTGCGGAAACCCTTCCGCTTCAATTTCCCGCAGCCGCAGCGCAGCGGACAGCGCCTGATCGCGCTGACGGACATCCATCAGGCCTACGGCACGAAGCAGGTCTATCGCGGCCTTGACCTCGAAATCGAGCGTGGCGAGCGCACGGTGCTGGTGGGGCCGAATGGCTCGGGCAAATCGACACTGATCAAGATTCTGGCCGGCGAAGTGCCGTTTCAGAAGGGCGAGCGCAAACTGGGCACCAATGTGAAGCTCGGCTACTTCTCGCAGCATCGCGCGGACACGCTGGATCCCGATTGCAGCGTGCTGGAGGAGCTGAAACGCGTCGCGCCGGAAATCCGCGAGGATGAAGCGCGCAGCATTCTCGGCTCCTTCCTCTTCAAGCGTGAGGACGTGCATAAAAAATGCCGCGTGCTCAGCGGTGGCGAGAAGAGCCGCGTGAACCTGGTCAAATTCCTCGTCGATCCGCCGAACCTGCTGCTGATGGACGAACCGACGACGCATCTCGACATCTGGGCCATCGAAGGCCTGATCCTCGCGCTGCAAAAGTTCGAGGGCACACTCGTCTTCATCTCCCATGACGTGCATTTCATCCGCTCATTGGCGACGAAGGTCCTGCACATCACCGAAGGCAAGGTGACCACCTACTCAGGCGATTACGACTACTACCTGCAAAAAACCGGCGCGGAGGAGAATGCGCGCGCGGCGGTGATTGCGGGGTGA